In a genomic window of Cyclopterus lumpus isolate fCycLum1 chromosome 13, fCycLum1.pri, whole genome shotgun sequence:
- the limk1a gene encoding LIM domain kinase 1a isoform X3, translating to MVGDLFFWSFCCLRLWKRDKKVAGEQKYHPECFTCLNCRTFIGDGDTYALVERSKLYCGPCYYETIVTPVSPPCSRIPHTVTLVSIPASAEGNNGRRGRGFSVAIDQPLSPTNGYSPDGHTVRVSQVEPDCISPDVKNSIHVGDRILEINGTPINNVPLDEIDLLIQETSRLLQLTIEHDPHSQEGGSSEAEEQVDGPLSTPLSGCPILPITQPPNIDINSLRSRIITRSYSIDKSPGSSNAASPISQRKDINRSESLRVVSNQTHRIFRPSDLIHGEVLGKGCFGQAIKVTHKETGEVMVMKELIRFDDETQRTFLKEVKVMRCLDHPNVLKFIGVLYKDKRLNFIAEYIKGGTLREIIKKMDSNYPWNQRVSFAKDIAAGMTYLHSMNMIHRDLNSHNCLVRENNTVVVADFGLARLMVDDKHEEKLSQGKLPGLKKHDRRKRYTVVGNPYWMAPEMIHGKSYDERVDIFSFGIMLCEIIGRVNADPDYLPRAMDFGLNVSGFLEHFCPPNCPPAFFPMAAVCCDLDADKRPAFSRLEEWLENLKMHLDIGLPLVSEVDQLHKAFWENHSIPRPENGLHSHPEQPE from the exons GTTGCAGGAGAACAGAAATATCACCCAGAATGCTTCACCTGTCTGAACTGCAGGACATTTATCGGTGATGGCGACACATACGCTCTGGTGGAGAGATCCAAACTCTACTG CGGCCCCTGTTACTACGAGACCATCGTCACACCGGTGTCTCCGCCATGCTCACGGATCCCTCACACGGTCACACTTGTGTCCATCCCAGCATCCGCCGAGGGGAACAACGGACGCAGAGGACGAGGTTTCTCTGTGGCCATCGACCAGCCGCTCAGCCCGACCAACGGCTACagtcctgatggacacactGTCAGAGTCTCCCA GGTGGAACCAGACTGCATCAGTCCAGATGTGAAAAACTCCATTCATGTTGGAGATAGGATCCTTGAAATCAACGGGACGCCTATTAACAATGTCCCTCTGGATGAG ATCGACCTGCTCATCCAGGAGACGAGCCGGCTGCTGCAGCTCACTATCGAGCACGACCCTCACAGTCAGGAGGGAGGCTCATCAGAGGCTGAAGAGCAAGTGGACGGCCCCCTGTCCACCCCGCTGTCAGGGTGCCCCATCCTGCCCATCACACAGCCCCCCAACATCGACATCAACAGCCTGAGATCCCGTATCATCAC GAGGAGCTACAGCATTGATAAGTCACCAGGCTCCAGCAATGCAGCGTCCCCCATCTCCCAGAGGAAGGACATCAATCGGTCAGAGTCACTCCGCGTCGTGTCCAATCAGACGCATCGCATCTTCCGCCCATCCGACCTCATCCATGGAGAGGTGCTGGGGAAAGGCTGCTTTGGACAGGCCATCAAG GTGACCCACAAGGAAACTGGggaggtgatggtgatgaaggagTTGATTCGCTTTGATGATGAGACAcagagaacattcctgaaagAG GTGAAGGTCATGCGTTGCCTTGATCATCCCAACGTGCTCAAGTTCATTGGAGTCCTCTACAAGGACAAGAGGCTCAACTTCATTGCAGAGTACATAAAGGGAGGCACCTTGAGAGAAATCATCAAGAAAATG GACAGCAACTATCCCTGGAACCAGCGGGTCAGTTTTGCCAAGGACATAGCTGCTGGAATG ACATATCTGCATTCCATGAACATGATCCACCGGGACCTGAACTCACACAACTGTCTAGTCCGAGAg AACAACACAGTGGTAGTGGCCGACTTCGGGCTGGCTCGGCTCATGGTGGACGACAAGCACGAGGAGAAGTTGTCGCAGGGTAAACTGCCCGGCCTCAAGAAGCACGACCGCAGAAAGAGGTACACCGTTGTGGGAAACCCCTACTGGATGGCTCCTGAGATGATCCACG GGAAGAGCTACGATGAGAGAGTAGacatcttttcttttggtaTCATGCTCTGCGAG ATAATTGGCAGGGTGAACGCAGACCCCGACTACCTCCCCAGAGCGATGGACTTCGGACTGAACGTGTCTGGTTTCCTGGAGCACTTCTGTCCTCCTAATTGTCCTCCTGCCTTCTTCCCCATGGCTGCTGTGTGCTGTGACCTGGATGCAGACAAACG GCCAGCTTTCTCCAGACTTGAGGAGTGGCTGGAGAACCTGAAGATGCACTTGGACATTGGTCTACCGCTGGTGTCTGAAGTGGACCAGCTGCACAAGGCCTTCTGGGAGAACCACAGCATCCCGCGCCCTGAAAACGGCCTGCACAGCCACCCCGAACAGCCGGAGTAA